The segment gttctgattggtcagctcCCTCTGGCTCCGCACACAGCTTCCATTCACTCCCCTCCAGCTTCTTCCTTGGATGGAGCGTCGACCCTTGTCGCCGCCCCGCTTTCTCTCAGTGCCGCGGAGCGCTGGTGCCCTCTGGGGACGAAGTCGCGCCAGCACGGCCAGGTCGGAGTGCGTGGAGGTGCTGTCAATCATCCTCTTCCCCATAGCCAGCGGCCGCACCGGCATGGCCAGCCTGAGTAACTTCCAGAAGCGCGAGCTCATGGGCTGGGAGCGTGGGCCCTTCCAGGCGATTGTGGTGGAGGAGCGGCGCAGCTGGTGGGCCTCGGTGCAGGAGCCGCACAGGGAGCGGTAGCGCACGGTGATGACCTGGGCGTGGCAGGTGTGGTGGAGGTAAAGGCACAGACGACCCTCTAGCAGACTGACGCTCTGCTGCTGTACGTACGCCGGGCTCAGAACCACCAGGAGCCGGCGGCTCACCTGCATACAGCTGAGCACGGCATCAGCTACGTCTGCAGGTGGAGAGATGAACAGCAGACACAGAAGCCTGACGCCAGAGGTCAACACTCCACATTTAGTAAGTTAAAGTTGCTCCTGATCGCAGCTAgattcacatttacggcatttaccacaTGCCCTTGTCCAGAACGACAATCGTTAGTGACAGAGACAGGCcaactggagacactcagggtttagtgtaccagggtggtagcagccttgtgggcaacacactcacctatgaaccagaagagccaggttcacacttactaccattgtgagcaagacacttaaccctgagtgtctccagggggactgtccctgtaactactgattgtaagtcactctggataagggcatatgatatatgctgttaatgtaaatgtaagtgtctttATCAGGGGCACAATTTTGAATGCAATTATTCcatatattcattaaatatgtattgGATAATGAATACATTTGTCCAAACTGACATCTTAAACTAGTGGATTATCAGCAATGGTGCCTTTAGgctcatgcaaacacacatataaacatttattaagGCTTATCCTAAATAATGCTATATTAAattgtttattattgtttaCCTAATGTGTtccagaatttccttattttcatgaaccaATGATATTATGCGAGTAGAGAAAGAGACCCtgttatttcattcattcaaaacataaaaataaatgcatttgcatGTGGTTAAGTACATCTATCAGGAAGCTAAGTTCTTTCTATTAAAAGCCAATTAGACAATGTCTGCGGTCTTATTTTCCATTCTCATTTTTTAGCCAAAGATTCCATATTAATCAACTAATATAACCTTGAGAACTAGAAAGGGGATGTGAAAAGCTCCTTTTCTCAGTGAAACTGCCACCCAGTGCATTTTTATGACAGGAGAAAGTTATATTACTTATATAAAcgtacatttaaaaaagcttGTAAATAACAACTGGGGGGAAAAGGGCTGTGCTTTTCAAAAGACTGGGAATATCTATCATGGAAAATTCTGGGGAAAATTGTAACTAGATTGGCTTCTACATGCCAAAATGTGAAGGAAATGGAACTGACCCAGTCCACCAACTGTACATAAAAATCTATTTGTCTGAACGTTTTAGATGAAGTATATGTTGaggaatgaaataaatgaaaaagacatGGAAGACATGAAgatgtataaaatgttttaatataaataaacaatgaataaaaatgaaaatcaaaaatAAAGCACCTCCACAAAATGCATAAATCCCTGTAAACAAACTGTAAAGCAGACAAAGTGTAAATTATATAACAGTATAAATTAGATCAGTAGCAGCATAAGAGGCAGCATGATATTACATATTAAGATGGAAATGCCACTGTAAATTATGAGGGAATGAAGATGTGAAGTGCTAAAttgagaacaaaaaaataacggACGTAATAAAATGTGTATGGTAAGGtctagtgaggtcagcagacagaaaaaatgtaatccagTGCAGTTATTTTTCAGGACAGGCCGCAATAATCACACCCGCATTCGCTGAATTAATTTATCGGTAAGTGCAAATGCTGTActacatcatttttttccccttccaaaaTCGTCATAATCAATTAACCAGGCGTTTCGAAACGTCTTTGTTATTCATTCAGCTGAAAGCACAATTTATTTCATGCTTGCTGAAACCTCAGGCACAGGTAATGCAGAATTAATGGCCTGCATTAATCTCCGACAGTCGCACATTATCACACCTATGGTCGTGAAATTAATAAGCATTATTTCACGAgtgcagaagaaatggacaccaAACATGTCCATTATGTGACATATGACTTTCATATGACCTTCTTTTGCagtttgtgtattgtgtgtcaCATTTGTGTGACATTTAGTGTTGAGCTGCAGTATGTGTTTCATCCAAATGATGTGAAACTGAATTACTGCATTGACTAATACTCCAAACTGAGCTCAAAGGCACCACCATTCAGGCCTTAATGAAAGATTCCACCATTTTGTTTTTCGCTGTGACGCCAGAGTCCTCCATGTCACAACTTTTAATCAGTCTGGCAGTATTGCTGTATTTCTCTGACAAGCTATCGGCCCTCCGGAGCGGCAGCTCCACCTGAAGCCGCTTCCAGAAGCGTGAGGAGATGGCGAGGGACTTGTCCCCTTCCCAGCGGATGAATGCCAGCACCACACGGGCGCGCCTCAACTCCTTCACCCAGCTGCCCCTGCTAATGGGCTTATACTGGACCAAGATGACCCGCAGGCTGCCTCCCCACACCATAGTGTCCAGCCCAGCCCGGAGCTCCAGCAGTGCCTGGGTGCCCTGCAGCTCGTGCTGGGGGCTTACAACCACAATGAGCCTCCGGCTGCGGTTCAGAAAGTTCAGCGTCTCATCTGTTATGACTGGGAGACAAGGAGAGCAGTAAAacagatataataaaaatacatatataaaatataataaagctGGGAACACATTCTAATCTGAAAACCAACATTTTTCAGTTATTCTTCAATGTAAGTCTAATTGTAATATTCTGTTATATCTataagtaattattattatatttaaaaaggaaGGTCTACATTGTTAACATCATAGTATTATTTTACAGATACATTGAATGAAGAAGCAAATGCTAAATATTATAGTAAATATTACTGCAAATATCATGCTAAATTTGACTACTATAGCAACAATACTTTATTTTAAGCAATATTCCTTGGGCTACATTGTAGTTTTTGTGTACTACAGTCCTTATTTCACTGTCAGTTAAGGTGTATGTGTATAACTGTGACAAATACATTCATTCAAATTTTTAGATTAAagtattaataattatattactCTATTTCACAGATGTTGGTTCCAACAGACATATTCTGGCGTAATAGTAAATCAGCTTTACCACAGTCCTGTGCTATTCTCACCCACCCctacaacacacccacacaaacctCACTTTTGAAAGCACATATGCACCTTTGGCAACATTAAAGCCGAACCTgccataaaatattaatacttGTTATGTCTATAATGGTGGGGGATCAAGATCACAGTTCAGGCAgcaaatgcatttctttctcATCTGCAACTATCAAAGAGCACTAGCACATTGCATCGCTCAGTATACTCGACTGCCACCAAAAAGTGGCTACAAGGTGTGATTTcctgttggaaaaaaaacagttcattcTTGGAACCTGTTATCAAAGAAAACATCTTCAAAAGCTTCCTAAAGTGACAGCACAGCATCTGTAATAAACCTAATAAGCAAGCTGGATCTTTACAGTGAATTTCGAAAACGTATTttgaaacaaagagaatttacGGAATACACAACATGGTTATAACCATGCTATAATGTTGCATGTaaataacacactattgataaaTTAGTGGTCACTGACTCGTCGGAAACATTGGTGTGTTGTTAAATATGTtctaaaacaaatgcattttacatttatgagtaAAGCAATGAACACCTGACTAAGTACAAATGTATCaagtgaaatataaaatataaagtgattgtcattgtgacacagtagcacagcacacggcgcacactgtgaaatgtgtcctctgcatttaacccatcacccttcggGATTCgggattcgggattcgaaccggaaagcTTCTGAtcacaggaccgcttccttaaccactaggccacccctgccacaTGTAACCATCTCATCACTGCACTTCATAGGTTCTCTGATACTCACTTCCTCCAGGCAGGCTGTCTCTGTCGAAAATGCACACGCTATAGCCCAGCTCATTCTCCAGGACTCTCCGTAGCGTTGACAGGACGAATTCTTCCTCTTCGCCATTACGTGCGTAGGAGATATACACGTCATATTCCTTATCATCTAGAATGAGCAACAGCTGAATGCAATACTCTGTTTAAGAATTCGAATGAATGACGTTGGGAGACAAAGGCTGGACTGTcacaaaaagattttttaaaagccGAATCCAGCCCAAACGTGGTTTACCTGTGGATCTTTCATCAGTTCCAAAACTAGCGCGGTAGAAGAGCAAGATTTCCAGCCAGAATATGTGGTAGATTACGAACATGCTGATCATGATGACCACAATAGCACCCAGGCCGCAGCCCAGCTCTATGTATGGTTGATATTctacgaaaaaaaaagaaataaaaaatatatataaaacaggaAATTAGCTACTTTGCCAGGCCAGGAATTATTTTTCATTGCTAGAATTGTACCATAAAATACGACAGTTAATCTTTGACAATTTACTGAAAGGGTAAATTGCTTTTCCCAGAGGGCCAATTTCCTACACTGGTCAATGTAATGTCAGTAAACGGACTACATGCTTCAACTCtgtgggaggagaaaaaaaaatcaatatcttCTCTCAACATATCTCCACTCATCACTCATTACAAGCAGACATGACATATGagacaggagaaaaaaagttatttcagtTGTTCTGCAATAACTGCTTAACCTAAGAAGGGCCGTGTGAGCTGTGATTGATGAGTTTGAGCTCGGCCGTGTGGTGCAGTGTGTGATGCTCTCTCCTCACCCTCCTCGCGTAGCAACACCTTGCGCGTGGCGTTTCCCCTGCTGTTGCGGGCGGAGCAGTTATACGTCCTGTGCAGGTCCTCTTTGGTGACGTCCTGGATTCGTAGTTCGACCTCTTGGGTCTCATCGCCGTCTTCGTTATTAATTATCCTGCTTGAAAGAGAAGTAAATGCAGCACAAACGGGATTAATGTTGTatataacaaaaaacaaatgtatacaAAAAAACCCATAATATACAGTATGGTACTATTATTATACAGTAATGCATTATAATCTAAATTCTGAATTTACAGCAGTGTAATTACTGTCTTTTAGCCCAGGTTTGGCCATGAGAATGTGTGTTTTATCCCTACTTCGATTATGAGGGTGCTTATGTGTCAAAAAGACAAATAATAGAGTTTAATAGAGCAAGAGACGGTGGTCTTAAAGGGGCAGCACCCCAAACCAGAACTACGTATTAATTGAGATTGCTTCAGCAGTTTGGAAATTGACTGTAGAGATTTCTGCCTTCGCTCTGGTTTTTGGTTTTTCGGTGACCGAGCAGCAATGACCTTTTTCAGAAACCACAACCCAGTTACTCCGTACACCCTTTCATGATCTTGATACGAGCAGTTTCTAAACAGAACGGATCAAACCTGCTACTGGCTTTGAAGCGAGGATCTGCCAGCTGACCCACGGCTTTGCCGTCGACGGTCCACCACAGTTCTTTACTGTCGTTCTCAATGTAAGGAAGGAGCGCAGTGCATTTCAGCACAGTTTCCTCACCTGTCCAAGAAACGTCCCAGTACAACGTAAGTGGCAACGCCACATATCAATCACAGCATGTCACTGCTGCGCTAGGGACAAGACAATAAATCGATATGGCAATATATTGTGGTGCATTTTCAATATCCTGGAATCCAGTATGAATGTTTAATACTTAAAACTATGCGtgagaaaaaataattactgtattggttaaaaattttatttaatttaatctataTTGAGTATTGGGGAATAGCAAAGTCAATAAAATTGTCACTGAGGACAGTGTGCATCACAGTATCATGTATGAGAGTATCATTTCATCGGACACATCCACCTACCCAGCTTGACCGACTGGACTTTTCCCTCAGCAGGGATATGTATTATGGGCTCCTTGGGTCCTCGTGAGGGAGCTGAAAAGGACAGACGGGTGGATGAGTTCAGTTTATTCTGAATAAATTATTCTGAACCCTGGGCAATTATGGCTACAAACACATCTCACCCACTGCTGTCACATTGACAACTCGAGTGAAGTTGATGCCTCTGCCATTGGCCTCATAGCTGACCACGCAGGTGTGTGGACCCTCATACGCCTTCAGCATGAGATGGACAACAATGCTGTCGCCCTTCACCTCAATGTTCAACAGCCTCTGCTTTAGTCTCTCGCGGCTGCAATACTAACAGGGAAAACCGAAAGAGATGGAAGGATTTTCAAAGGCATTTCAATATGACGAAAAACCTTGGGAACTACTGAATACTCACGTAGTACCACGTGACCGAATAGCTGAGGTTGCGGAGTTGGATCATCTGGATGTCGGGGCAGGTGAAGATCTTCCCCTCCTGAACGGGTATGGTGATGTGCTGAGCAGGCACAGCGCCCTCCATGACGCACTCCATACCCATGGCGTGTTGGACCACCTCCAGCCTCACGGCAATCTTCACACAAGACGTTATGTTTCTGAAACATGCAGTGGCAGCGTGCTGAGCCAGCAACGGAGTAGCATATTCTCTTTGGACACAGAGTCTGGTATTCACTGTTGTCTAGTTACTTGAGAGTGGGCACATGCTATATTGGACAAAATATAATCAGGGACTTTGGGACAAAAACAGGGACAATAATCATACGATATAGACGATATATCTCacaaatttacactgttatacaagctgtacactggcTACATTGTATCAAactgtcatatcttcagtgctggaaagatataataatatacgaggggtgtactcacttttgtgagatactgtatcAAGATTGGCATTTCTATTGGTTATTAATTATAGCTATAAACCCAGGCACAGGGGACACAGGTGAAAGCATAATTTTGGGAGGGTTGCCCGGTCAACTGTGTGGATCCACTGTGGCGAACCTTTACGGGAACAGCCAAAGGAGGACGATGACAATTTACAATATTCTAGAAACATTATGGTACAGTATTAGACTGGAAAAAACACTGTCCATGGTTTCTATAAGACACTGCCTCACACCCACCTCAGCATGCAGATATATTGGCCCGAGTCCTGGAGAGTAGCTGGCTCCAGCCATAGCCATTCCCTCTCTTTGTAGTAGTTGGGCAGCTTGAGATTGATGGGCTGCTCCAGGTCCTGGCCTGGGCTGACGCGGTACCAGTAGAGGTTAAGTCCGCTGGCCAGAGACGAGCTGTAGTTGTAGACAGTGGGGTAAGAGAAGAGCGGGCAGTGCAGCCAGCCAGCCTGGCCCTCCAGCACCCTGACAGCTCCCTCTGAGTAAACCCCCCAGTCATGGCAAAGAGGTGCTGCAGGAACAGGGAAGAGACACACATGAACTGAAACGCTTTTCTTCACGGTGTCTGTTAATGTGGTGCAAATACGTAGTGTAGTATGTGAAGTATATGAAACTGATATTTAAACTATATGTCctaaaaatgtattccattatcCATTATTTCTTCCAGAATGTATTACAGAATGTGTCATTATCTCTAAAACAGACTCCCAACAAATACAATCTGGCAATGTTGGTTAATTGAAAATACAGTTAAAATTGCAGCACATCACCCCACCCTGGTCAGTGGCAATGAGTCTGTTAGTCCTGTTCAAGGTAAAGACTAAAATTCTCTCTGTTCGGAAATGAAACCATTCGAAGAACCCAACTCTCGACAGGTTCAAATCCATGCTTAAAACCTTTTGACCAGCATTTGTGCTCATCTTAACACACTATCAGCTTTACTGAAATGTCTGTTCAATTTTGATCTTTTAAACATTTCTACCTTTTTAtatctgtttcatttttattcccacttcctcatttttttaatgtctgaaaTGTATGAAAGTTgctacgtaaaaaaaaattaaaaacatcaaCTCTGAAAGCCTCTGAATGAGTCTTGGGGGAAAACAAATTGTGTCACAGAAACTGAAAGTCCCACGTGAGTCATAAGCCCAAACGTTACTGGGATCACAGAGCACGGCTCTTTCAATCAATAACctattttaatcaattttaacGCCCAGTCTGTCTCCTCTTCCAGCCATTGATTTAGCACATTTGCCTTACACTCAAACACCGCTTAGTGCTGATAGTCCGTCCCGGTTTAACATTGGCTATAAAGACCCAGTAATAGGGTGATTAAATTGATGGCATAAATTGCTTGAGAAAGTTAAAACATTATGGTGACTGAATCAATTACAGCTTAAAATCGTGAAATCAGCAACTGCCGGCGTCAATAAAAATGGGATGTAGCTATATAGCGCGCAGCAAGGCTGCTTTTTTAGACCTTTGTTCAagtaaatgaattttttttcccgcaGTCATGCAGTCATGCAGGGTTCATTAAATTGAGTTACGATCCAGCATCAAAACTGTCACCGGCACAACAACTACTCTAATCAAAAATGTTGCTAAATCACCCACAATCGGACAGAGTGTGTGCACAGACTGAAGCTGCGGGCCGAACGTGGGCAGCTGTTATTTCCCGTGGTGGCTGCGGAGCTCAGGGTGAATTAAGGTAGGCCGAGAGGTGTTTCATCTGCTCCACTCCGGTTAAAGGAATCCAGGGTTTTTGCGGTCGCCCCGTATGTAAGGGGGTGGTGTATCTATGCTACACCGGTCGGCAGTTTGCCGGTAATTGCCCTGTCAGATTCTCTCTGGGTAGGAATTAGTCTTCCTATTAAAAGCTTCTGCATACTGGCACTGCCGTGGAACGTTACAAATGAAACCCTTCTGGAACAATCCATTTCCTGTACAGCCAAAGAAATGTAGTTTTAATTAaccccacctttttttttttctttggaggTGCAATCAAAATTCACCTTTGCTACCCGAGGGCTTGGACTAGAGTCACATTGAGGTGCTACAGGAAATAAACAAGCTAGAGGTTATGGACATTCATATATGCGATATCGCTCATTGGGATAGTGCTGCTGTCTGCATGCATGGTCAGTGGTTTAGTCAAATCTGATTGGTCGCGGGACCGAAGCAAAATGAGCTATCTGGAGAGAGGTGATGGTGTGATGTGATAACTGTGGGACATGATGAAATCACACAACGACAGTGAGAGTTATGATAATCGTTGCTCTGTGGGTTCAACAAGAGTCCAGAGCAGCACCCCATCCATCAGCTATGAAAGGCCGACCAATCAGACACCAGAGAGCTGTTCCTGCGCCTCACCTGAGTGGACAGTTGACATCGTGGGCCCTCCATCTACCAACAGGACGAAAGACAGGAGGGCTGGAACGAGGGCAATCCTGCAAGAGTTGAACAACCGCATTACAGgtgcaataaaataatataatataaagcaTTTTACAGCAGGACAACAAACACCAAATAATGTCCAAGCAATTAAATccgagtaaataaataaataattgaccCCCAACACAAACGCAATCTACAATTTACCATAAACCACTGAAGGAAGGGAGAGCACGAGCGATGAGGAGAGGGAAGTGACAGATTAACCGCACTATTATTCATCGGCCTTTTATCGATTGTACACTCGCGCATATTTCACTCGATCCGCGAGTGAATCCTCGATCCAAAATCCAGCATTAATGCACACCGCTTAgaataatacatacatacagacattaAGAAATACTGCCACGTATTTGCCTTCACgcattgtttaaatgaaaatacaCACATCGTCACAAGTGTAATACGATGGGcactggaaaaaaagtgaatagtGGCTAAACGTAACAAAAATGTAAGCAATCAATGCTAGTTTatcattgatgtaatgtaaataaaccaatcaaaccttcagtaacctggtttatttacattacatcaatgctaaaatatgatgtgtgacagattactgCAAGTTTTTACTGCAACTTGTATTCcatgaaagatttttttttacaaattttaaaagAACTGTAACATGTTATGTTGATTTATACACTATGGTGGCCTCTGCATCGTACACATATCAACCACAtctttaaaaccacacacagctTAACACATATTATCTCATGAAATGACACCAGTCAAGGGGTGCGATTCTAGTCATCTGGGTCATCACGTCTTCTCGGCTGCTCCTGTGGTTAGCATTTCTACTCAACGTGGTCCAAAATGGTGACAGTCAGCGACCTGGTGACAGGGACATGGCCATCCAAGGTTCGATGGTGCCATTTTACCTCCGATGTGAGTGCATGATGGACGATTCTGGGTCCTGCATCTgtgtggatgttactttgaaACACTCTACACTCTACTTCTGGACTACTGCAGGCCAACCTCGGTGGAGATCGTGGCTCTAAAGCCATGTGCTATTTTAGCCCAAGAACATGAACTCACACAACAGGCTAATCAGTGTCCATCACACCACAAAGTCAACAATATCTAACATGCctagggatggtagtagcctagtgggtaacacacttgcctatgaaccagaagactacagagtcacaggttcaaatcccacttactaccattgtgtccctgagcaagacacttaaccctaagttgctccaggtttggactgtccctgtggctactgattgtaagtcgctctggataaatgtctgataaatgccgtaaatgtaaatgtaacattcacACATTaccacctcaaaaaaaaaaaacatagaaccCGTGCGTCTGCTCCTCTTCTGTTCCATCCCTCTCATGCCTACGTGCATGCCTGGTCATGTCCCTAAATGGCCACCAAAGTTATTCCAATCCATTTAAAACCCCAATATCGCTCATCTGAGCGCCAAACGAGCGCTCTCATTTTCCTAAGATGCATTAGAGCCGAATTAGGCGCAACTACACATTCATTACAGAGTCCAGCCCGGCTAATGGATCGATTAGACAAAGTTTCAAATGAGCCACTGAATTACTTAAAAAGCCCGGCACTCTCTCCCGCGGCCGGGGTTAAACGCCTCACTATTTGTTTAACGCTAAATCGGATTATGCCCTGGGATCGATGGGGAGAGCCTCCCAAGCCTCCAGACGGAGGACAAGAGAGCAGCGCCGGTGGCTCCAGTCAACAGATCGATCGCTGGTAACGACGGTGAGGACCGGGTCACCGTCCACGACAAAAGACAGAGCTGCACGGCACCGGGGCAAAAACATGAAACAGGACGTGGAGAATTCCacgtaaaagaaaaaaaacgaaaaaacgCACATGACTCACCAACCCAAAGGTTGCAGGGTGGAAATCTACATTAAAACCCTTGTTCGGTTTTACAGAAGGTCAAAGGTTTGATGGGGGTTaaggcacaatatacatacaCGGCAGTTATTTGCAGCTCAAAAGAGGCACAACGGGCGCACTGTAGACATCTGTAAATATTTCCAGAGAGTCGTGGAAAATCCTGTCCTTCAGCTGACAGGAATCCCCACTGGCCGCCGTGGGACCGTCCTGTAATGACTGAATGGACGAGCGCCTGTCAAATGCACGAATGTGGACGTGAGGTGAGGGATGGACGGATGGACGAGTGTCCATACTCACATGCTCTCATCTGCTCTCCGGCTCGGATgcgcagggcagggcagggcagggcagggcagggcgcGGTGGCGCAGCCGGTGCGGGGAGGAaggagcaggagaggaggaagaggagcagggcGCACTGACGCCAGCAAGGACCCCGGGATGATTTAACAGCGCTCCCTGCGCGCCACCGTAAATCGTCCAGGCAAACGGCGGGCGCACAGGAACTCATCCAATCAAAGCGCCACAGCCACAGCCCAGCACCCCCGGGGACGGGACTCGGTCTGCCAACGGGAGGAGGATATTTTGCATAAAACTCACCTGCCCGGCGGATGAATTACGGCCGCGCAGCGAGGTGCGCTCAATATTCAAACTCCGATGGGAAGCAGCGTCCCCGacctggagcaaaaaaaaaattattaaataaccaCCAGGCATTAACAATAAGAATGACAAGGTTGTCATACGTTACTTTATAAAGGACCTATTTACTTTTTAAGCTTCAGGGAGGACAATACAGGCTGAAAATCACCATGTTTTATTCACCACAACAAATAATTGATTGGCGATCGAAGAAATAATGTGGGATTACTTGTGGTTAACCGatactaaaaaaagaaatgctatAAGCGATGATTaccatatctatatatatataattttatgtacatatatatttcatatattcaaCTTGTATAAAATGGTTCCGAGTCGCCCCACTCACCGAAGCGCCTTCCCTGAGAACTTTAATGCCGGAAGTGTGTGGAACAAGTTGACAGAGCGCCCGGAGCTTTTTCTGTCGAGGCGAACCGAAAGTGACGTCACGACGCCGAACACGCTCCTCCCACGGGGGCCGCGCACGATCTCTCCGGGACGGACCGACTcttcccctttaaaaaaaaagactcactgTGCTGTCGTTTATCCCAGATGAATCGTCGGCCTGCATCTTGCGTATGAAATCTAGCTGAACTGACGAGTGCGCGTTTGCCCGCGGTCTGAGCCGACTCTTGACGTTCAGTGGGAAGACTCGATTCTTTTGATTCGTTTGCGAACGACTCGTCACTCGGGCCTCTCACCAGTTGCTTCAAATGAATTGTACTTCTCAGAATGGCATGACAGTTTAAAACGTATctgttacacaaaaaaaatgggtgATTTCGACATTTCCATGATCTCGACAGGAAGAGAGTTGGCAAATATTACCTCACACATCCTGGCCTGTTCCTGACTGTGTGTCTATCCGACAAAAATAAACAGGCTACGTATTTTCACAGAGAAAAAGCATACACGTGCATCTAACAAATagtgtatttttaaatgatctaaAATTTGCTCATATTGTGTCACTGTGATATGTTGCACTGCAATCTCGTTTAATAGCATTTTTGGAACTGATCACTAAAGGCGGATTAGAAGATCCCCCACCTGGTAACGGCAGCGCTAGGGTCTGCACATACACCGCGGCCCTGCAAGGTGGCAGCCGGTGAACGTATATTACACCCCACAAGGCCATTACAAGAATGGGATTTGAGTAAGTGCATCACACAAGTGAGCTTTTAAGATCGAtccacttgttttttttgctgataaAGTACTTTTTTCCCCTATTTTGCTTCATGGTGGAAAGCAGTCTTTACCAGTACCGCATTTTGCAATTTAGACGTGTCAGtgaacaataaaatgttaaCGTATGGCGGCTGTCCTCCGCTTTATTTACTGGCCTTTCAGTACAAACCTTGAACATCTGTCATAAACCAAACAGGGGCAAAACTTGCCATGCTCTATTGCATTTGCTCTCTTTGTAAACTTGACCTTGAAACGGCCAGAACTCTTTAATGAGACCACAAAATCGGCTTTATTTAGTCATGGTGCATGGTGGCGGTGGATAGCATGGTCTCATGGCTCCAAGGTTGGGAGTTGAATCCTGAACCCTGGTTGTGTGCTCTCATATCTCTCCAGGTTCTCTCACTTCCCACttcctcccgccatccaaaGCCGTACACATCAGTTGACCAGggtgcaaaaatgcaaataaatacagtGCAGACAGAACAACATAGAGTGCACAT is part of the Denticeps clupeoides chromosome 19, fDenClu1.1, whole genome shotgun sequence genome and harbors:
- the il1rap gene encoding interleukin-1 receptor accessory protein isoform X3, with the protein product MIALVPALLSFVLLVDGGPTMSTVHSAPLCHDWGVYSEGAVRVLEGQAGWLHCPLFSYPTVYNYSSSLASGLNLYWYRVSPGQDLEQPINLKLPNYYKEREWLWLEPATLQDSGQYICMLRNITSCVKIAVRLEVVQHAMGMECVMEGAVPAQHITIPVQEGKIFTCPDIQMIQLRNLSYSVTWYYYCSRERLKQRLLNIEVKGDSIVVHLMLKAYEGPHTCVVSYEANGRGINFTRVVNVTAVAPSRGPKEPIIHIPAEGKVQSVKLGEETVLKCTALLPYIENDSKELWWTVDGKAVGQLADPRFKASSSRIINNEDGDETQEVELRIQDVTKEDLHRTYNCSARNSRGNATRKVLLREEEYQPYIELGCGLGAIVVIMISMFVIYHIFWLEILLFYRASFGTDERSTDDKEYDVYISYARNGEEEEFVLSTLRRVLENELGYSVCIFDRDSLPGGIITDETLNFLNRSRRLIVVVSPQHELQGTQALLELRAGLDTMVWGGSLRVILVQYKPISRGSWVKELRRARVVLAFIRWEGDKSLAISSRFWKRLQVELPLRRADSLSEKYSNTARLIKSCDMEDSGVTAKNKMVESFIKA
- the il1rap gene encoding interleukin-1 receptor accessory protein isoform X1, encoding MRAFITGRSHGGQWGFLSAEGQDFPRLSGNIYRCLQCARCASFELQITAVIALVPALLSFVLLVDGGPTMSTVHSAPLCHDWGVYSEGAVRVLEGQAGWLHCPLFSYPTVYNYSSSLASGLNLYWYRVSPGQDLEQPINLKLPNYYKEREWLWLEPATLQDSGQYICMLRNITSCVKIAVRLEVVQHAMGMECVMEGAVPAQHITIPVQEGKIFTCPDIQMIQLRNLSYSVTWYYYCSRERLKQRLLNIEVKGDSIVVHLMLKAYEGPHTCVVSYEANGRGINFTRVVNVTAVAPSRGPKEPIIHIPAEGKVQSVKLGEETVLKCTALLPYIENDSKELWWTVDGKAVGQLADPRFKASSSRIINNEDGDETQEVELRIQDVTKEDLHRTYNCSARNSRGNATRKVLLREEEYQPYIELGCGLGAIVVIMISMFVIYHIFWLEILLFYRASFGTDERSTDDKEYDVYISYARNGEEEEFVLSTLRRVLENELGYSVCIFDRDSLPGGIITDETLNFLNRSRRLIVVVSPQHELQGTQALLELRAGLDTMVWGGSLRVILVQYKPISRGSWVKELRRARVVLAFIRWEGDKSLAISSRFWKRLQVELPLRRADSLSEKYSNTARLIKSCDMEDSGVTAKNKMVESFIKA
- the il1rap gene encoding interleukin-1 receptor accessory protein isoform X2 codes for the protein MRAFITGRSHGGQWGFLSAEGQDFPRLSGNIYRCLQCARCASFELQITAVIALVPALLSFVLLVDGGPTMSTVHSAPLCHDWGVYSEGAVRVLEGQAGWLHCPLFSYPTVYNYSSSLASGLNLYWYRVSPGQDLEQPINLKLPNYYKEREWLWLEPATLQDSGQYICMLRNITSCVKIAVRLEVVQHAMGMECVMEGAVPAQHITIPVQEGKIFTCPDIQMIQLRNLSYSVTWYYYCSRERLKQRLLNIEVKGDSIVVHLMLKAYEGPHTCVVSYEANGRGINFTRVVNVTAVAPSRGPKEPIIHIPAEGKVQSVKLGEETVLKCTALLPYIENDSKELWWTVDGKAVGQLADPRFKASSRIINNEDGDETQEVELRIQDVTKEDLHRTYNCSARNSRGNATRKVLLREEEYQPYIELGCGLGAIVVIMISMFVIYHIFWLEILLFYRASFGTDERSTDDKEYDVYISYARNGEEEEFVLSTLRRVLENELGYSVCIFDRDSLPGGIITDETLNFLNRSRRLIVVVSPQHELQGTQALLELRAGLDTMVWGGSLRVILVQYKPISRGSWVKELRRARVVLAFIRWEGDKSLAISSRFWKRLQVELPLRRADSLSEKYSNTARLIKSCDMEDSGVTAKNKMVESFIKA